CGTAGTTAGTGATTAAATTGGTACGATGTGTACCATTGATTGGATTAAATTTAGAGCTATCAAAATAGGAACGACATGAATCATtgactaaattgtttatatttacgttattttaattttttttgttaatttagtcactGTTGTTAGAATAATTTCTCAACCGTTATCTCATTAAAGGGAAATTGACTGAACCTGTCACATCTACATTTTTATGTTCCGttgcaaaaattacaaaatgaaaaaaatattcttttagtttctttaaaatttacattttttttatgattttgttgaCGAAATGTTCAATTTGGAATTGAATGgtaaatggaaaaaaaatcatatcattttaaaacaataaatattaatccTATTCcaatttaactttatttaattctttttaatattataaaattaatttgaacTATTTAATAGTGAATAGATTAATTGGATCGTGTCTTAATAGGAGCAATTATTTTGTGGACTCTTTCTAACACATCATCCACAATCCcttttccaattatttaatgacatttcagcAATTTTTTCATGTCACTAACaagtaattttgattttttttttactctgAAACCTTGAACCATAAATCTCAAACTCAACTCTGAACCTTAACTTTtgaaccctaaaccccaaactcAAACTTAAATCTTAAAACTTAAACCCCAAAACATGaaccataaacacaaaattctaaatcctaaaccttaaactcagACTCAAGCactaaatcttaaaccctaaacactaaataTTGAATCTTAAACTTAGGGTTTAGGGGTTCATAATTTAAAGTTTGGGTTTAAAATTTAGGGTTTGAGGTTTAACATTTGatgtttaaggtttaagatttgGGATTTTggatttaaagtttagggttcgggataaaaaaattacaaaaaaagatGTGTTAATAACATGacaaaaattactgaaatatcattaaataatttaaaaaaaaccataaataatttaataggaatgatccataaaataatttcagAGCACTTGatcgataaaaaataaaattaaaagtaaaatgatcctaacccttttttttttcctcgttctttttctttatttatttctccTTAGCATTTCCTTACCTAATCaatcttcttctttctcttctctaTATATAAAAGAGTAATGTAATCATTTTGATCTCACAAATACAGCACATTCATTTCCATTCACAGTTCAcctcttttctctttcccaaacATAAAGAATCCAAAGCTCAACTATCAAACTATTTataactctttttttctttttttcaaattgcCCCTTTCTTCATCTGGATTTTCACATTCACCTAATAACCTTTCCTTCTTCAATGGACAACCAGTTTTCCCTCAATGCACCACCATTCCACGTTGAACCCTCCCTATCAGCTTCCTACTACCTATCTTCCGCCATGGACATTCATGCAACCGAGCTGAATTGCTCCCAACATTGTGAACAACCAACTGATTATTATGGTCTACACTTCCATTTTCCCCTGAGTTCAATGCCATCTCAAGTTGGTGGTTTTCAAGGGAACAACAACAACATTTCTCCATTGCAGGGTCGATCAAAGTTTGTCACTTCTCAAAATGAATCATTACTGAATCCCAATGCTGATTTGGAAGCTTCAAAATATTGGAATTCAAGGAAAAGAACAAAAACAGTGGAAACTTCAGTTTCACCAACAATTGCTGCAAAGGTATAATAGACTTTAAGGTCTCAAAACTGCAACTCTAGAAAATTTATTTCAACATTTAAGACACTAAAATTATATCCATTTCCAGGGGTCTGAAAGAAACCAAGAATCAAATGAAAAACAGAGCAACACTAATACCAATACTAAGCCTCTAGAACCTCCCAAGGACTATATTCATGTTAGAGCAAGAAGGGGTGAAGCAACCGACAGCCATAGTTTAGCTGAAAGAGTGAGAATCGTATATATACTGTTCTGAATTCAAGCATGACCAACTGGGTTTTTCTTGCATTTAACAAAGGCTATATAAATTTGTCACTTGATCAGGTCCGTAGAGAGAAAATTAGTGAAAGAATGAAGCTTCTGCAAGATCTTGTTCCTGGTTGCAACAAGGTAATTTGGAAATGCCTTTATTGTGATAAGTGAAAACTTACTGATCAAACCCTCTAATTTCAGGTCATTGGAAAAGCTGTTATGCTGGATGAGATTATAAAATACGTTCAATCATTGCAGAGACAAGTTGAGGTAGATTAACATTTATTGATGAACATATATAGTGATCAAAAAATTTTCTTTAGACAAATTTTCATGACTAATGGTTATGATCATTTTTTTTTCCATGCAAAGTTCCTCTCAATGAAGCTAGCTTCAGTTAATAGCAGACTGGATTTTAAGCTGGATAGTGTCATGTCCGAGGATGTAAGTCTAAGCTTTAATGtcaacaattatatatttatttcatttctctaAAGAACAATGTTTAGTTCTttaaatttcccttttctttttttcagatATTTCAATCAAACAACAATTTTGCAAATCCAATATCCACAATAGATTCCTGGGCATCAGCCATTTTTGGGCAGCAGCAGCAAAACCTTGCACTGCATAGCAATGTTTCTAATGGGACAATGACCCAATGCTCAGTAGAGCCAATGGATACTGCAATATGGCCCCAACTTCAACACCCATTTACCTCCAATTAACTTCCCCGTAGctaatttcattttcacaaaATCTTAGCCAGGAATGGGGTTACAATGAGAAAACTTCCGGGGTAAGAAAAAGTCATAATCTCACACATAATTATATAATAAGTCATTCATGGTAGACTGATTATTGTATTAATGCAGGGTCAAATCAAGTATCCCATATAAAAGTTGAGGTCTAATAACCATTACTTGGTCCTGGTTTGAAGTTCCAGAACTGCTGCTGTGCAATGTATATACAAAGAATATTATCCAAGTAgtgtaaaatttgtgtatttgcTGGTGCAATAATCTTATAGCAAAAGCACCAACATTAAGATATCATGTAACAGCATCTTTTAATTATATAAGTGCATCAAGGGTGGCAGTGGACTAGACCCTATCAATCATTCAGCTCTATAGTCTCACTTACTTTCAACAttatttctttgaaaaaaaatgaaagttggggttttttataataaatttatcccTATTTCATCAATTTTGTTCTAATTTTAagaaattcaataattcaactttcaatttcacacatttttcaatttagtattgattcttaaaaattttaaaataaaatttattaataaaaattatttaaaagtttatttttcgATTAAAATACGcacaaatttataaataaatgtattatgaataaatatttttttaaaagcccaaaaaagacttgaatcaaatttaattttttttctttttcttttttagttttattttacaaataataatCTATTTATTATAGGTCTCGCCTTATTCATTAGTTTTTGTCAAATTTGTCAAGCGCTAAGTACCGCATTCGTCACAACCACCGGCATCAATTAACTTACTCCAAACTCCTCGATTTCTACATCCTCCACTGTCATGTCATCAAACTAGGAACCAGTTGTGGAGCTATTGGCTTGATCTTTCATCTACTAGGTCTTCAAGACGTCATCCTCGTCTATATATCCCCAATTATACCCACCCTCAAACACAACCTCAAATGCAACGAACTCATTTTGGGCAACAACCTAAAGCATTAATTTTTACCATTTTCAGCCTCAAGCTAGAGTTTATTATCCAACCTAAAAATGGTGGTCATTAAtgttgaaaaaaataagagaaatgatGAATCTACTCAAGTCTTCTTCAtggctttttttttctcttaaattgttttatttataaaatattttaataaataaattt
The Gossypium hirsutum isolate 1008001.06 chromosome A07, Gossypium_hirsutum_v2.1, whole genome shotgun sequence genome window above contains:
- the LOC121231832 gene encoding transcription factor bHLH62: MDNQFSLNAPPFHVEPSLSASYYLSSAMDIHATELNCSQHCEQPTDYYGLHFHFPLSSMPSQVGGFQGNNNNISPLQGRSKFVTSQNESLLNPNADLEASKYWNSRKRTKTVETSVSPTIAAKGSERNQESNEKQSNTNTNTKPLEPPKDYIHVRARRGEATDSHSLAERVRREKISERMKLLQDLVPGCNKVIGKAVMLDEIIKYVQSLQRQVEFLSMKLASVNSRLDFKLDSVMSEDIFQSNNNFANPISTIDSWASAIFGQQQQNLALHSNVSNGTMTQCSVEPMDTAIWPQLQHPFTSN